One part of the Xiphophorus maculatus strain JP 163 A chromosome 1, X_maculatus-5.0-male, whole genome shotgun sequence genome encodes these proteins:
- the LOC102237856 gene encoding sterile alpha motif domain-containing protein 10-like has protein sequence MAVDAASSFSFCRPAVEYRALPEDFKHQLSRRTGGNLTWHDGRGQKTAGGRTVKLLQQPGTEVLQYRSSDNYGIYHTSPTQPSLIRPVVLWSQQDVCKWLKKHCPHNYLTYVEAFSQHAITGRALLRLNGEKLQRMGLVQETLRQELLQQVLQLQVQEEGRNLQLLSRGSFGRIS, from the exons ATGGCTGTGGACG CTGCCTCCAGTTTCAGTTTCTGCAGGCCCGCTGTGGAGTACAGGGCTCTGCCTGAGGACTTCAAGCACCAGCTGAGTCGGCGGACAGGTGGGAATCTAACCTGGCATGACGGCCGAGGACAGAAAACGGCTGGGGGAAGAACCGTGAAGCTTCTGCAGCAGCCAGGCACGGAGGTCCTGCAG taccGCTCCAGTGACAATTACGGCATCTATCACACGAGTCCGACGCAGCCCAGCCTGATCCGGCCCGTCGTTCTCTGGTCGCAGCAGGATGTCTGTAAATGGCTGAAGAAACACTGTCCGCACAACTACCTGACCTACGTGGAGGCGTTCTCGCAGCACGCCATCACAG GCCGAGCTTTGTTGCGTCTAAACggggagaagctgcagagaatGGGTTTGGTGCAAGAGACGCTTCggcaggagctgctgcagcaggtgcTGCAGCTCCAGGTGCAGGAGGAAGGTCGCAACCTGCAGCTGCTCAGCAGAG GTTCTTTTGGAAGAATATCTTAG
- the LOC102238115 gene encoding uridine-cytidine kinase-like 1 isoform X2, with protein MTSRSDSGSGEDSLDRLLPHAGAPRRKSATSLSKTEPPLLRTGTRTIYTAGRPPWYDEHGAQSKEAFVIGLCGGSASGKTTVANKIIEALDVPWVVLLSMDSFYKVLSPEEQLLAAQNDYNFDHPGAFDFELLVATLRKLKQGKSVKIPVYDFTTHGRQKDWKNVYGASVIIFEGIMSFVDKELLQLLDMKIFVDTDSDIRLVRRLRRDITERGRDIEGVIKQYNKFVKPAFEQYIEPTMRLADIVVPRGGGNMVAIDLIVQHVHSQLEERELSVRALLASVQQTQPLPQTLSVLESSPQVRGLHTIIRNRETSRDEFIFYSKRLMRLLIEHALTFLPSQPCVVQTPQGPDYDGRSYKGKGITGVSILRAGETMEPALRAVCKDVRIGKILIQTNMDSGEPELHYLRLPKDISEDHVILMDSTVSTGAAAMMAVRVLLDHEVQEEKIMLVSLLMAELGVHSVAYAFPKVKIITTAVDKDLDGSFHVIPGIGDFGDRYFGTDGSVGWSDEENQEARERGI; from the exons ATGACTTCCCGCTCGGACAG TGGGAGCGGAGAGGACTCGCTGGACCGGCTCCTGCCTCACGCCGGGGCCCCCCGCAGGAAGAGCGCCACCTCTCTGAGTAAAACAGAACCACCTCTGCTCCGCACCGGCACACGTACCATCTACACCGCCGGCCGCCCTCCCTGGTACGACGAGCACGGCGCTCAGTCCAAAGAGGCTTTCGTCATCG GTCTGTGTGGGGGCAGCGCCTCAGGGAAGACCACTGTGGCCAACAAGATCATCGAGGCGCTCGATGTGCCGTGGGTTGTGCTTCTGTCTATGGATTCTTTCTACAAG GTTTTATCCCCAGAGGAGCAGCTCCTGGCAGCGCAGAACGACTACAACTTTGACCATCCGGGGGCGTTCGACTTTGAGCTGCTGGTGGCCACACTGCGAAAGCTGAAGCAGGGAAAGAGCGTCAAGATCCCAGTGTATGACTTCACCACGCATGGGAGGCAGAAAGACTGG aaaaatgtgtACGGCGCGAGTGTTATCATATTCGAGGGAATAATGTCTTTTGTAGACAAAGAGCTTCTTCAG ctgctggataTGAAAATCTTTGTGGACACAGACTCAGACATCCGACTCGTCCGCCGGCTCCGCAGGGACATCACAGAGCGCGGCCGGGACATTGAAGGCGTCATCAAGCAGTACAACAAGTTTGTGAAGCCTGCCTTTGAGCAGTACATTGAACCCACCATGAGGCTGGCCGACATCGTTGTGCCTCGAG GTGGTGGGAACATGGTGGCCATCGATCTGATAGTTCAGCACGTCCACAGCCAGCTGGAGGAG CGTGAGCTCAGTGTCAG agcTCTGCTCGCCTCGGTCCAGCAGACGCAGCCGCTGCCTCAGACGCTCAGCGTGCTGGAGAGCTCGCCGCAGGTCCGCGGCCTGCACACCATCATCAG gAACAGAGAGACGAGCCGAGATGAGTTCATCTTCTACTCAAAGAGATTAATGCGTCTTCTCATCGAACATGCTCTGACTTTTCTACCCTCTCAG CCTTGTGTGGTTCAGACTCCGCAAGGCCCGGACTACGACGGGCGCAGCTACAAGGGGAAAGGA ATCACCGGCGTCTCCATCCTGAGGGCAGGAGAGACCATGGAACCCGCCCTGAGGGCCGTGTGCAAGGACGTCCGCATTGGGAAGATCCTGATCCAGACCAACATGGACTCCGGCGAGCCAGAG CTGCACTACCTGCGCTTGCCCAAAGACATCAGCGAGGATCACGTCATCTTGATGGACAGCACCGTCTCCACCGGCGCCGCGGCCATGATGGCGGTCCGGGTTCTGCTG GATCATGAGGTTCAGGAAGAAAAAATCATGCTGGTGTCGCTGCTGATGGCTGAACTGGGAGTGCACTCTGTGGCCTACGCCTTCCCAAAGGTCAAGATCATCACCACCGCTGTGGACAAGGACCTGGACGGATCCTTCCACGTTATTCCTGGTATCG GAGACTTTGGGGACCGGTACTTTGGGACGGATGGGTCGGTTGGTTGGAGCGATGAAGAGAACCAGGA agCGAGAGAGAGGGGGATCTGA
- the LOC102238115 gene encoding uridine-cytidine kinase-like 1 isoform X1, which translates to MSSGSDMSLLDCTGARISGCWSLRSDRSGSGEDSLDRLLPHAGAPRRKSATSLSKTEPPLLRTGTRTIYTAGRPPWYDEHGAQSKEAFVIGLCGGSASGKTTVANKIIEALDVPWVVLLSMDSFYKVLSPEEQLLAAQNDYNFDHPGAFDFELLVATLRKLKQGKSVKIPVYDFTTHGRQKDWKNVYGASVIIFEGIMSFVDKELLQLLDMKIFVDTDSDIRLVRRLRRDITERGRDIEGVIKQYNKFVKPAFEQYIEPTMRLADIVVPRGGGNMVAIDLIVQHVHSQLEERELSVRALLASVQQTQPLPQTLSVLESSPQVRGLHTIIRNRETSRDEFIFYSKRLMRLLIEHALTFLPSQPCVVQTPQGPDYDGRSYKGKGITGVSILRAGETMEPALRAVCKDVRIGKILIQTNMDSGEPELHYLRLPKDISEDHVILMDSTVSTGAAAMMAVRVLLDHEVQEEKIMLVSLLMAELGVHSVAYAFPKVKIITTAVDKDLDGSFHVIPGIGDFGDRYFGTDGSVGWSDEENQEARERGI; encoded by the exons ATGTCGAGCGGATCGGATATGTCTCTGCTTGACTGCACCGGAGCCCGAATCTCCGGATGCTGGTCACTGAGAAGCGACCGCAG TGGGAGCGGAGAGGACTCGCTGGACCGGCTCCTGCCTCACGCCGGGGCCCCCCGCAGGAAGAGCGCCACCTCTCTGAGTAAAACAGAACCACCTCTGCTCCGCACCGGCACACGTACCATCTACACCGCCGGCCGCCCTCCCTGGTACGACGAGCACGGCGCTCAGTCCAAAGAGGCTTTCGTCATCG GTCTGTGTGGGGGCAGCGCCTCAGGGAAGACCACTGTGGCCAACAAGATCATCGAGGCGCTCGATGTGCCGTGGGTTGTGCTTCTGTCTATGGATTCTTTCTACAAG GTTTTATCCCCAGAGGAGCAGCTCCTGGCAGCGCAGAACGACTACAACTTTGACCATCCGGGGGCGTTCGACTTTGAGCTGCTGGTGGCCACACTGCGAAAGCTGAAGCAGGGAAAGAGCGTCAAGATCCCAGTGTATGACTTCACCACGCATGGGAGGCAGAAAGACTGG aaaaatgtgtACGGCGCGAGTGTTATCATATTCGAGGGAATAATGTCTTTTGTAGACAAAGAGCTTCTTCAG ctgctggataTGAAAATCTTTGTGGACACAGACTCAGACATCCGACTCGTCCGCCGGCTCCGCAGGGACATCACAGAGCGCGGCCGGGACATTGAAGGCGTCATCAAGCAGTACAACAAGTTTGTGAAGCCTGCCTTTGAGCAGTACATTGAACCCACCATGAGGCTGGCCGACATCGTTGTGCCTCGAG GTGGTGGGAACATGGTGGCCATCGATCTGATAGTTCAGCACGTCCACAGCCAGCTGGAGGAG CGTGAGCTCAGTGTCAG agcTCTGCTCGCCTCGGTCCAGCAGACGCAGCCGCTGCCTCAGACGCTCAGCGTGCTGGAGAGCTCGCCGCAGGTCCGCGGCCTGCACACCATCATCAG gAACAGAGAGACGAGCCGAGATGAGTTCATCTTCTACTCAAAGAGATTAATGCGTCTTCTCATCGAACATGCTCTGACTTTTCTACCCTCTCAG CCTTGTGTGGTTCAGACTCCGCAAGGCCCGGACTACGACGGGCGCAGCTACAAGGGGAAAGGA ATCACCGGCGTCTCCATCCTGAGGGCAGGAGAGACCATGGAACCCGCCCTGAGGGCCGTGTGCAAGGACGTCCGCATTGGGAAGATCCTGATCCAGACCAACATGGACTCCGGCGAGCCAGAG CTGCACTACCTGCGCTTGCCCAAAGACATCAGCGAGGATCACGTCATCTTGATGGACAGCACCGTCTCCACCGGCGCCGCGGCCATGATGGCGGTCCGGGTTCTGCTG GATCATGAGGTTCAGGAAGAAAAAATCATGCTGGTGTCGCTGCTGATGGCTGAACTGGGAGTGCACTCTGTGGCCTACGCCTTCCCAAAGGTCAAGATCATCACCACCGCTGTGGACAAGGACCTGGACGGATCCTTCCACGTTATTCCTGGTATCG GAGACTTTGGGGACCGGTACTTTGGGACGGATGGGTCGGTTGGTTGGAGCGATGAAGAGAACCAGGA agCGAGAGAGAGGGGGATCTGA